One Stratiformator vulcanicus genomic window, CGTGTTGTTTGGGAGTGATAAAGACCCTCCCAACTTAAGCATTGAGAAGATTACGTCGCCAAGAACTGTTTTGTCAGGAGTTGATTTCGAGGTCCTTGTGGAATGGTCGGCAGTCCAAATGGCGAACGTCGATTTCGAGATTGCCGTCTTCGCCGATTCCAATGAAAAACCGATTACTTCGAAAGTTGTCACGATCCGTAGTGACAATGCGAAAGGAAACACATCGCTGGAAATCCCGCACTTGGCCGAGGAGACGCAGGATTTTGAAATCCGAGTGAAATCGATCGGTAAGCCTGAATTCTTAATGTCGAATAATCAAAGGTCTTTCCGGGTGAGCCGATTTTCCGAACCGCTCAAAGTTCTGCTAACCGGTGAATTTCCGAGTTGGGAGTTTCGCAGGCTCAAGGGGCTTCTTAAAAATGTGAGTGGAATTGAGCTGACAATTTATCTCGCTTCCGCCGATCAGGAATACGCGGCGTCCGATGCTTCCGTTGTCGAATCGCTTCCTGACAATTTGCAACCGTTTGACGTGGTTGTCCTCACCTCTGGACCTACTGCATTCTTTCAACATGGTCTCTCGAAAGTTGTAGCATCCGGGACAGGGGTTGTCGAAATGGACACATCGAAAGAGTTGCTCACGTCGAATAGGTCGACTCTGGAAATTACGCCGATCGGTCGTCAAATCTTAAATTTGCGGCCGCGAGATTATTTGAATGTAGAAATTCAGTCTTCCTCTAAAGACGAAGCCAATCTTGAAACGGGTGAACTAGTTCTGTTTCGCACAACAGGTCGTTCTTCATCGCCCGTTCTAACGGTACGGCAAACTGGCGAGTCGATCGTGCTGTCGCAGTATCCGGATCGCTCGTGGCGGCTGCTGGCTGCTGCCGATCGCTCGCTCTATGAACGGTATTGGCACGCTCTGATCGAATTCGCCGCGCAAAGCCATGATCTTGAAAGACCGATTATTAATATTAATCATCGCCTCGATCAGACAACCGGTGAGTCAGTATTCGGTATCGAAGATCGGCGGATTGCCCGCACGCCTTCAAACTTGTTGCTGAATATCGTCGACCCGGCCGGCAAAAAGTCGCAGGTCGAACTGGCAACCGAACTGAGTAACTCGCAGAGCCGAATGTCAACACGTGTCGGCCCGCTGCCCGGCGGGCACTACTCGGCTTGGGTCGGCTCACGACAAGGTTTACCGGGGGCATCGGCAGTGTTTTCCGAGCGAATCAAATTTCGCGTCGCTCCGACTTCCACCGAATTGACTCGACTGGCAGCCGATCGATCGTCTCTTGCGGCAATGGCTGACGCATCCGGCGGAAGATTCTTTACGGACTCCGATAGCGAGGCTTTTCATTCATTCATCGACTCCCTCGAAATTGAGAAGCAACGTGAGTCGATCGGACACTCCATAACCGCCTATTCTTTGCTATTAGCGGCCTTTGTCGCTTTTTTGCTAATTGAAAGAAGGGTGCGATTGTCATGACCGCCAATGGGGACAATCGAAACGTCGAGACCTTACTCGGTTGGAGTGATGCGGCGGAGCGAGGTTTGGCAACGACCTCTCGATTGGATCGACTTACCAACGCCCTCTTACTTTGCGGCGGTTGTTGTGTGATTGTGGTCGGACTCTTGTATTCGCTGGCTTGGCCAAGCGGTGTCGACCGGTTATCCGTTCTTGGTCTCTTAATAAGCGTTGCACTCGTCGCAGCGTTTCTTATATTCCGGGACTCGTCCATTCGTGGCGCGAATCGCCAGTTGAAGTTCGCACTAAGAATTGGGGGATACAGCCGAATCGCGACGGCCGTTGAAGTGGCGTCGCCCGATCGATTTTCCGGGTCTAGTTCGCTCGGGAACCACTATGCGAGACATGCGATTAAAGCCGTTGGCATACCGCAGGTTTCCTTTCGTGATGTCACGCTCCGCTACATGATTAAGGGGGTGATTGGAACCGCGATGATCATTGGCTCGATAATGGTCGCGATGTCGGCTGACAGTCGCTCAAGTCACCCAAGCGTTCCTGAGATCGAATCAGATTTAAGGGCGCGCTCTCAATCGCAAGCGGCGAAGTCTTCGCTTATTAGTTTCTCCGTGGGGTGGTCTCATCGATCGGATGAGCGAAGCGACGAGCCTGTCTTGCTCGGGCCTTGTCGGGTCGTGCCCTCGAATGCCGATATAAGGCTCTCGGTCGTGTTTGATGGCGACGTCGAAGGCATTGCCGTTCGTGACGAATCCAATGCGGTGCGAGCCACTCACGCAGAAGTTGTTTTCGATGGCGATGAAGTTGAACTGCGTTTTCCCGCCGGTGAACCGGGGGCGTTTCGATTTGTTGTGCTGTGGACAGACCGCGAAAACGATACTCAATACGCATATCAAATGACCGAGCCGATTGAAGTCGTCGCGGCCCGTTCACCGAGTGTGTCGCTGAGCACAGAGTTGTCGTCAGTCACACCGAATGGGATTGTACGCGCGACGATTCGAGCCGCGGATGAGTTCGGATTAGTGCAGGTCGGTGCCTTAGCGAACAAGGGCGCCGAAACGTTACGAGATAATAGCGTCGATCTTAAGGCAGACCGAACCGGTGCTGCCCCGCTTCGCGTTGTCGCTGAAGAAGTCGTATTTGATCTTCATGGATCGCAACTCTCCAATGGAGACGAGCTAAGAATTATCGGCAATGCGGCCTCGCTCAGCGGGATGCAGGGATCGTCGGCACTCATCGAAATTCGCATCGTCGCTCCGGAAGCGAAGCGGGCCGAACTAATCGCAAAAAGTAAACGGGAACTGGATTCGCTTCTCGTATCGATTGATCAATGGCGAAAGTTGGCACGAAGAATACTAGGCGATGGAGAAGACCCGGCTCAGTTTCGACAGTCGACCGTTCGGCTTTATCGCCGCATTCGTCTATCGGACCAGGGGGCTGCCGGTCGAATTCAACAGATCGTATCGGCCTTCGACGACAATCGAATCGACGCATTCGTGCCATCGGACAGGCTTCGCATGGTTCAGGAGAAATTGACGCAGACATCCGAGGGGCCGCTCGCGGACTTAATTCAACGGCTTCGCGAAAACCCGGAAACTCCGCTGTCGGCGGAAACCCAGTTGTTGATTTCTGACATATTAAGGAGGCTCGAAATAGTCGAGAGTCTTTCCGCAGAGATCGCTCAAGATGGAGTGAGCGAGAGCACCGTCGTTGACCGTGTCGAAATAAGTCGCAGAGCGATTGAATCCATTGAACGCATTTTGTCACTTCAGGAAGGCCTGTCGGGGAGATTGGACGGCCGAGAGAGTGAAGGTGATCGACGCGGGCTTTTATATGAGGCGGAGGAAATCGTGACTGAAATGACGGTGCTACTGAAGGCCGCCAATGTCGCTGAGTTGATAAAGGTCAAACCGGAGATTGAAAGGGCGGGGCAATTGACGTTGGCGGGGCGTGATGACATTCAGGCCGGGCAGTATCAGAGTGCAGCCGAGTTCTTGATCGCCAGCGAAGAGCTGCTGCAATCGGTCGCGGGCAAATTGCAGCGTGACGTTCTTCGGATGGAACGATCAATTGCCGCTCGCCGGAGCAAAGCCATTGGTGACCGGTTCTCGGACATATTTGAGGTACAGGATCAGATTCGGACATCGGTTCTCGCGATTCACGCGGAGAGCAAAGCCGGTTTCAATCGCTCTCTAAAATTGCGCATGGTTGAAAATGGAGCTGCGCAGAGAAAAGTGATGCGTGAATTGTCGGCGTTTCGGAAAACCGGTGGATTGTCAGAACTTTCTTCGGCGGCGACTTCACTCTTAGAAAGTACGATGACAACCGCGGCTGATTATTTGGACGCTCTTGATATTGAAGCGGCCGTCACTTCACAGGCGGCCCTTCAATCGCTGATCTCGTTCATTAAGGCGATCGTTGAGGAGAGTGGCCAAGAAATTCCGTCAATTAAAGAGTTGGCGGAAGCTCCGTCACAGGCCGAAGTCGATCCGTCTATCCGGATTGCCAGTAGTGTGTTGCAACCGCTGCAAGTGTTAAGAAGGCGGACCGAGGATTTGGACGACACGAATCGCCAGTTGAGAGGCGAAATAGCCCAGTCGCACCGACTTCTCGTCGAACTCGCGACCGCTGTGGCCGCACTGGAGCCGGAGACTTCCGCTTCTACGGACGAAAATAAATACAACGGACCTTCAAGAGAACTGCTGTCACTCATCGAGCGACTCCTTACTAAGATCGCCGAGGCTCTTGAGTCAGACGATGGATTGGGACCGGTGCGTGATTCGCAATCGGAACTGATTCTCCTGCTATCGGATCGACTGAACGTCGAAGGCGCCGCAGCCGAGGACGTCGGGGGAGGTAGTGCCAGTGGTAGTCCCGAAGTGACGGGGCCTGACGGCAGCGTGGGCAGTGCGAGTGGAGGTCAATCCGGGAGCGATGGGGGCGTATCGGCGGGAGCCGCTGCGGGGGGAGCATCGGGCGGCCCGGTTGATGCCTCGACTGGCGAAACCGATATCGCATTGCAGGCCCGGTTGCGGCTGACCTACGGGCGATGGGGCGAACTCCCCGACCGGCAGAGAGACCAAATCGGGACCATCGGTGGCGTACGGCCGCCGACACGTTTTGAAGCGGCAATCGAACGCTACCGTCAATCCATCGCGGAGTGAGGCGGCTGCGGTTAAACTCAGCAACTCCCAGTTGTCTCGCCGCGGGACGCATTGCTGTCGAAAGTGATTTTGTGACGTCGCAAAGAAAATCTGACCAAACTAAAGCTCCGAAAGCTAGGTTCGTGCCGGAGGCGGAGAGCCGACTGCAGAAGGTTCTCGCTGAGGCCGGGCACGGTTCGCGCCGCGCGTGCGAAGAGTTGATTTCCGAGGGACGTGTGACGGTCGACGGCGAGACGGTCACAGAGTTGGGGACGAAGGTCGATGCCGACCGGCAGGATGTTCGCGTCGACGGCGAACGGCTCAAACTTCAGCGGAAGAAATACTATCTGCTGAATAAACCGACGGGCTTCCTGTGCACGAATAGCGATCCGAGCGGGCGTCGTCGCGCGATCGATCTGATTGACGACCCGAATGCTCGGCTCTTTACGGTCGGACGTCTCGATGAGTCGAGTGAAGGATTGCTGCTCGTCACGAACGATGGCGAACTGGCCGAGCGGCTCTCGCATCCCCGATATGAAGTCGTCAGGAAGTATCGGGTCCAGGTCGCCGGGGTTCCCGACGCCGAGACGCTCAAGTCATTGCGGGAAGGTCTGCGGTTTTCTGATGGCGTGTTTCAAGTGTCGTACGCCCGGAAATTGAAGACGCACGGCAAGAGCGCATTTATCGAGGTCGAGCTCACACAGGGGCAAAATCGTGAAATTCGTCGGCTGTTCGCGCGGTCCGGCCATAAAGTGATGTCGTTGCAGCGGATCGCCTTCGGGCCGCTCAAACTCGCGCGACTTCCGGTCGGCCATTACCGCCCGCTTCGGGGTGAAGAGTTGAAACAACTCAAAGAATTCGCGCGAGGCTGCCAGCCGAAGAAGCGGGTCAAGCGAAGCCGCCGGCCGAGCGTCAAACGAAGCGGCGTTAAAAAATCGACCGAAAACCGCGGGTAACGCTGATTGACAGGAAGGATCGACTATGCCGACGGCAGGCACGACCGGTTCGGGACTTCATCCCGCCGCGCTCACAGAAATCGCGACGGTCGTTGAGCAGGAGTGTCTGGCAGAGCGCACTTATCGGCTGCGGCTGTCGTGCCCGGAAATTGCGTCCCGAATTACGCCGGGGCAGTTCATTATGATCCGGCCCACGAGTGGGAGCGATCCACTGCTCGGTCGACCTTTTGCGCTCTATGATACTTACTTCGAAGACCGTCGGCCCGTGGGGCTCGATTTTGGTTACGTGACGATCGGCAAGCTCACCGGTTTGATGCCCGATTGGACTGCCGGTCAGCAGGTTGAGGTTTGGGGGCCGCTCGGGAACGGATTCGAGGTGCCGCAATGTCGCCACTTGATGATGGTGGCCGGCGGAATTGGTCAGACGCCGTTCGTTGCGGTTTCGCGTGAAGCGGCAAGAGTAAACGCTTACGGCTCGCCCGCGCGTGAGGTCGCCTCTCGCCCCGAGCGGATGACTCTGTGCTATGGGGCCCGATCGAAAAATTATCTCGCCGGTTTAGATGACTTCAACGCGCCGGGGCTTGAGGTGCGACTTTCGACCGATGACGGATCGGCAGGACATCATGGATTTGTCACGGAGCTATCGGCTTCAGTACTCGACAGCGATGACCCGCCTGATCTGGTTTATTGCTGTGGTCCCGAACCGATGATGGAGGCGGTCGCGGAGCAATGTGTGTCGCGGAACGTTGAATGCTATTTGTCTCTGGAGTCGCCGATGGCGTGCGGGTTCGGTGCCTGCTTTAGTTGCGTGGCGAAAGTTCGCACGGATGACGGCGAATGGGATTACCGTCGCAGTTGTGTCGAAGGGCCGGTCTTTCCGGCCGATCGCCTGATCTTTGATTAAAGCATCGCGAATATAGAAAAGGTCGCGCCCGATGAAGTCTGTCGTTTTACTTTCCATTCCCGGCCTGCGGTCGGAAGACATCGCCAAGATGCCGTCGCTGAAGTCGATGGCAGAGCGTGGGGGCACGGTTCCGCTATCCCCGACGTTCCCCTGCGTGACCTGCCCGGTGCAGATCTCACTCTCGACTGGAACACCCCCCTCCGAGCACGGCGTGATCGCGAACGGATTTTTCTGGCGGGACCGTGGCGAAGTCGAAATGTGGACCGCGTGGGACGAGGTGATCGAGTCGCCTCGGCTTTGGGATCGGCTCCGCGGTCACGATTCGTCGCTGACTTCCGCCGTGTGGTTCCCGATGTTGTCGAAGGGAACCTCGGCTGATTACGTCTGCACGCCGGCACCGATTCATAATCCCGACGGCAGCGAGTCGCTGTGGTGCTATACGAAACCGGAGGAGTATTACGGAGAACTCCGCGATTCGATCGGTCATTTCCCGCTGATGAATTTTTGGGGACCGCTTTCGAGCATTAAATCATCCGCATGGATCGTCGACTCGGCGATTCACGCGGCGAGGAAATATGAGCCTCGTTTCTTTTGGATTTATCTACCGCATCTGGATTACGCCGCACAGAAGTACGGGCCCGATTCTGATCAAGCTGCCGCGGCACTGGTGGAACTGGATCGCGAAATCGCCAAGCTCAGTGAAGGTCTTAATGAAACGCTTCCGGGAGATGTGACATGGTTGGCCGCGAGTGAGTATGTCATCACGCCGGTCAGCGACGTGCAGTTCCCGAATCGATTGCTGCGGGAATTGGGGCTGCTGTCGATCGACGATCAAGATGGCGCGGAACACCTCAACCCGGCCCGCAGCGACGCTTGGGCACTCGTCGATCACCAGTTCGCCCATGTATTCGTGAAGAATGCGGAAGATGTCGAGCGGATTGCGCAGTCGATTCGCGATGCGGGCATCGCCGAGCGCGTGCTTGTCGGATCCGAGCGGGCGGCGGTCGGACTCGATCATCCGCGGGCGGGTGAGATCGTGCTCGTTTCCCGATCGGATTCCTGGTTCGCCTATTACTGGTGGACCGACGATGCCAAAGCCCCCGCGTTTGCGCGCACGGTCGATATTCATCGCAAGCCCGGTTACGACCCGGTGGAGATGTTTATCGATATGCCGAGCAAGCAGACGCCGCTCGACGCGACGTTGGTGAAAGGCTCGCATGGGTATCCGGCCGATGATGATTCTCGACGTGGCGTTCTGATCGCTTCGTCGGCCGGGCTAATTGCGGACCGCTCGTCGGGTGTTTCCGATACCGATGTGGCGAAAATGGTGCTGTCAGAGTTCGGGATCGATTATAGCGACGTTTGACGGCGGACACGTCTTTGCCATCAAACCACTATTCCTTCGGGCGCGGAGGGCTCAGCGATCTGATTGTGACGCTTGGGTGGACTCGAACGGTTATGCCGATTCCTCAGGCGACCGGCGACCGTGAAATCGGATCGTCGCGCACTCATCGGCGTTCGATTAAAGCGCATTTGGCTTAACCCGGCCGTTCGATGCGAATTTCGACTTAAACTTTTGTGCCGCTGAATCAGTGGATTTCGCGCGCCGGGTCGCATTCCGCGGAGTCGTATCGGTTGCTCCGGCAATTTTGGAGCCGCTTGCCGGAGTCTTCCGAAATTACGAAGGCGGAACGCTTTCACACCTGCGCATCAAGCATCGCCTATTGGCATTTCGAACCGGCCAATTGTACTGCTGAATCGACTGCGGCCCACGAATCGCGGCTTAAAGCGATTCATTAGCGAACGTTGTTAAATCTGATTGAGTGTCTTTTCCTGCCCGCGAAAGCGTCCATGTCTTCGCCGCTTGAGATCACGATCGAAGCACTGAAGCGTTCGAACGCTCCTCGCGTTGAAGATGCGCTGGTTCCGACGCTCGATTCGTCGCGAGCCTCCGTTCGCGATCATGTGACCGACATCTTGATCGAGCGTAATAGCGTTCGTGGGGCGATCGAGCTGATTCGCCGACTCGAGAACTTGAGCGAGTATCAACGGTCGCAACTCAAAGGCTCGCCTGAACTGGTTAACCGCGCTTTGACGCAATGCATCCGGTACGGGGACGACAATCTATGCCGCAACGGCTTATCGATTGCACGCGAGACCGATAAGCCGCAGTTCATTCCGGAGATTGTCGGCAAACTTAGTTCCGTCGATGACGGACCGGTGCGGGACGATGCAATCGAAGCCCTGACTTCTCTGGTCAATGGAATTCATGACCGGTTGAATGATCCGGCCGACACGATGCCGGACGCCTCGGTCGGACAGTCACGGCTCGATACCGTCAACGTACTCGGTCAGGCTTGTCACGCGGAACGCATTCGCAATCCTGAGCCGGTCATTGAATTGCTGCTCGCGCTGGGCAAGCCGAGCGACGAAACCATTGCGCAATTGTTCGGTCGCACGGCGGCGCAGAACCGCGAAATCGCCGGCCAGCTGGTGCAATCGAGTACGCACCCCGGAGTGATGCAGCTCGTCCTCGATTATTTGACGCAAAAATATCCGCCCGCCAAAGTCATTGAAGCGCTGAAGACGCGGACCGATCCGGAGTTCGTTGCCCATTCCCTCGCGTGGCTGCCCGATCAATTGAGCCAGCGTGAAGAGTCGAATTTAGCGCAGCTCGAACAGGTCGACTGGTTGATCGAAGACCGATCGTTGCTCGCATCGCTGCCGGATGAATTGCAGGGCAAAATTATCCGCTACGCCGAGTCGACCGGCTTGCCGGACCGCGAACGTGGGCTGCTGACGAATTGGCTCGTCCGCAATGGAAGCGCCTCTGCGCGGCGGAGTACGTCGAATCAGCTCAGCCGGATGACCCCCGATGAGGCGCGCGAAATATTGGTCGGCAGCCTCGAGTCGCCCGATCGAGACGTTGCGGCTTGGGCGGTCAGTGAATTACGAACCCGACGGGTGTCGGACGCCTTCAAGCTTCTCATCGATCGACTCGACGACCCGTCCGAAGCGGTCCGGGATGCGGCCCGCGAGGAACTCGGCGGCTTCACCCTCGATTACTTCCTGACCGTCTTCGAGAAGATGAATGAGGACGCGTGCAAACGGGCCGGTGAATTACTTCGCAAGATCGATCCGGACCTTGTCGAGAATTTAAATCGTATTATCTGCGGCCCGATCCGGCGTGATCGCATCCGCTCGGCCTTCGCAGCCGCAAAGCTCGGCTTGCTGGAAGAGGTCCGCGACTCAATTGCGACGCTCCTGGACGATGAAGAAAGTGTCGTCCGTCGTACCGCGGTCGAGTTGCTCGGAATGCTCGGCGACGCGCTAGCCATCGAAGACATTACGGACATGCTCGACGACCCGAGCGACCGCGTTCGCGGA contains:
- a CDS encoding dihydroorotate dehydrogenase electron transfer subunit encodes the protein MPTAGTTGSGLHPAALTEIATVVEQECLAERTYRLRLSCPEIASRITPGQFIMIRPTSGSDPLLGRPFALYDTYFEDRRPVGLDFGYVTIGKLTGLMPDWTAGQQVEVWGPLGNGFEVPQCRHLMMVAGGIGQTPFVAVSREAARVNAYGSPAREVASRPERMTLCYGARSKNYLAGLDDFNAPGLEVRLSTDDGSAGHHGFVTELSASVLDSDDPPDLVYCCGPEPMMEAVAEQCVSRNVECYLSLESPMACGFGACFSCVAKVRTDDGEWDYRRSCVEGPVFPADRLIFD
- a CDS encoding vWA domain-containing protein, yielding MPKLADSIDRRTLFDLNIFAQLQLVWDGFTPIPAMVVFGCVTALLLLVLGRTVALAGFSRRALSLLVVRAAAIIVLGFIAILPQLAWESDRMPRVAILIDSSKSMSLRDVNDGTRTRHAAAIDFMKGVSNHPRLAGSRFFVFADAVREVSLSELEFDNAKFDIGTRSRIAGAIQNVKENSGSEQPDLVIVLSDGIETDSESETSELAKPLDETPIAGVLFGSDKDPPNLSIEKITSPRTVLSGVDFEVLVEWSAVQMANVDFEIAVFADSNEKPITSKVVTIRSDNAKGNTSLEIPHLAEETQDFEIRVKSIGKPEFLMSNNQRSFRVSRFSEPLKVLLTGEFPSWEFRRLKGLLKNVSGIELTIYLASADQEYAASDASVVESLPDNLQPFDVVVLTSGPTAFFQHGLSKVVASGTGVVEMDTSKELLTSNRSTLEITPIGRQILNLRPRDYLNVEIQSSSKDEANLETGELVLFRTTGRSSSPVLTVRQTGESIVLSQYPDRSWRLLAAADRSLYERYWHALIEFAAQSHDLERPIININHRLDQTTGESVFGIEDRRIARTPSNLLLNIVDPAGKKSQVELATELSNSQSRMSTRVGPLPGGHYSAWVGSRQGLPGASAVFSERIKFRVAPTSTELTRLAADRSSLAAMADASGGRFFTDSDSEAFHSFIDSLEIEKQRESIGHSITAYSLLLAAFVAFLLIERRVRLS
- a CDS encoding pseudouridine synthase, with product MPEAESRLQKVLAEAGHGSRRACEELISEGRVTVDGETVTELGTKVDADRQDVRVDGERLKLQRKKYYLLNKPTGFLCTNSDPSGRRRAIDLIDDPNARLFTVGRLDESSEGLLLVTNDGELAERLSHPRYEVVRKYRVQVAGVPDAETLKSLREGLRFSDGVFQVSYARKLKTHGKSAFIEVELTQGQNREIRRLFARSGHKVMSLQRIAFGPLKLARLPVGHYRPLRGEELKQLKEFARGCQPKKRVKRSRRPSVKRSGVKKSTENRG
- a CDS encoding alkaline phosphatase family protein — protein: MKSVVLLSIPGLRSEDIAKMPSLKSMAERGGTVPLSPTFPCVTCPVQISLSTGTPPSEHGVIANGFFWRDRGEVEMWTAWDEVIESPRLWDRLRGHDSSLTSAVWFPMLSKGTSADYVCTPAPIHNPDGSESLWCYTKPEEYYGELRDSIGHFPLMNFWGPLSSIKSSAWIVDSAIHAARKYEPRFFWIYLPHLDYAAQKYGPDSDQAAAALVELDREIAKLSEGLNETLPGDVTWLAASEYVITPVSDVQFPNRLLRELGLLSIDDQDGAEHLNPARSDAWALVDHQFAHVFVKNAEDVERIAQSIRDAGIAERVLVGSERAAVGLDHPRAGEIVLVSRSDSWFAYYWWTDDAKAPAFARTVDIHRKPGYDPVEMFIDMPSKQTPLDATLVKGSHGYPADDDSRRGVLIASSAGLIADRSSGVSDTDVAKMVLSEFGIDYSDV
- a CDS encoding HEAT repeat domain-containing protein, with the protein product MSSPLEITIEALKRSNAPRVEDALVPTLDSSRASVRDHVTDILIERNSVRGAIELIRRLENLSEYQRSQLKGSPELVNRALTQCIRYGDDNLCRNGLSIARETDKPQFIPEIVGKLSSVDDGPVRDDAIEALTSLVNGIHDRLNDPADTMPDASVGQSRLDTVNVLGQACHAERIRNPEPVIELLLALGKPSDETIAQLFGRTAAQNREIAGQLVQSSTHPGVMQLVLDYLTQKYPPAKVIEALKTRTDPEFVAHSLAWLPDQLSQREESNLAQLEQVDWLIEDRSLLASLPDELQGKIIRYAESTGLPDRERGLLTNWLVRNGSASARRSTSNQLSRMTPDEAREILVGSLESPDRDVAAWAVSELRTRRVSDAFKLLIDRLDDPSEAVRDAAREELGGFTLDYFLTVFEKMNEDACKRAGELLRKIDPDLVENLNRIICGPIRRDRIRSAFAAAKLGLLEEVRDSIATLLDDEESVVRRTAVELLGMLGDALAIEDITDMLDDPSDRVRGTAEQVLKMLGAQQPA